Genomic window (Diabrotica undecimpunctata isolate CICGRU chromosome 6, icDiaUnde3, whole genome shotgun sequence):
TTTGAAATGTTTACCTTCTCTTTTAAAACAAAGAGCACCTAGTTGTGTCAGTGCTGTTCGCAACAATACTACTGTTCAACAAGAACCCCCAAGGATAGAAAAAAGTAAGAAGACTTTAAAATTGCCCATTATGTATCGATTAAATACTTAATATAGCCCCAATTTCTACTATGAAGAATCCTCTTAACAAgacaaagcatttaaaaaatGTGTAGTCAAATTTGCTAAGTAACATTAAAAAGTTTTCACAGGTAAAAAATTCTAATCCTATCAACTATTTCATTTTTGGTATTTGGAGACTTGTCTTATTTATGCTTCATTACCGTTTTGTTATAAATATGTAGCTCCTTGTTGAGCAGGATATGTTATTTAATGCAGTTTACCCAGGGGCAAAAATCAATTCAGATGTGGGATTCATATACAGCAACTCAAGTGCTCAATCTACTCGAGGTAAAATATGAATCTGCTGAAGTCACTCTGCAATGTAGCTTATGCTTCCATGTGTTAAGCATGGAGTATCTGTTTGTGCATTCTCTGATGAAAGAATGTGGATGTGCAGGGAGAAGGCGATCAGAgataatatttacttaattaatactaaatattaaatgtaatatTAATTACATTTCTATTCTCCGTTAACTAAAATACTTAAGTACTGCTGACTTAAGCTGCAAAATTAAAACCTATTCTTTATAATAAAGGGAAAACTAAAGGCTCAGAATTGTTTATAGAATGTAGGAAGATATTGGACATTGatgttttttatttcaattacatCACACCATAAATGAAGGAAAAATACATATAAGAAGATTACACAAATTTTGTGATCTTATGAAAGTACTTTGTGACTtacttaataaataatttaacaatatgattaaaaactaaaaactaactTTAAAGATATGTCttgaaattataaataaatttattttttttaagctaTAAATTCAGTTCAGTTGTTGGGAAGAGTTGGAGCAGATCCTCAGAAAAAGGGTACAGAACAACATCCTATAGCAGTGTTTTCCTTAGCTACACATACAAACTACAGATATGAATCAGGAGAATTTATGCAAAGAACTGAATGGCACAGAATTGTATGTTTTAAACCAGGCCTTCGTGAGACaatcctaaactatttaaaaaagggcCAGAGGGTTCATGTTAGTGGTAGGATAACATATGGAGAAGTCAGGAGTGAAGATGGGAAGCCAAAAACAACAACAGCAATAGCTGCTGAtgatgtaatattttttaattccaaCCAGTAGATAAGATCTGTTATAGGAATAGAGCACTTATTTTGTAagtttcaaataaatttttttaatttgttattgtCTTTTTTTATGTGAAGATAAACTGAAAACAACcaaatatatacagtgtggagCAGCaaatagacattttaaaaaatcccaaaacacagctgttttatattttaattttaaaattatatcttttgtAAGACTTTCAGTATACAGGATATGTTTGGCATATATCTAGGTACATTAAATAATATGGGAGATACAATATCTCTCTGACGAATTTCTTCCTTTTGATTTATATAATTGGTGTGTATGTTTTTTGTTCTTACATACTCTGTG
Coding sequences:
- the mtSSB gene encoding single-stranded DNA-binding protein, mitochondrial translates to MSVSTQNNSEVIFLEVKIQTYKMISSKVLKCLPSLLKQRAPSCVSAVRNNTTVQQEPPRIEKTINSVQLLGRVGADPQKKGTEQHPIAVFSLATHTNYRYESGEFMQRTEWHRIVCFKPGLRETILNYLKKGQRVHVSGRITYGEVRSEDGKPKTTTAIAADDVIFFNSNQ